A single Pseudomonas sp. DC1.2 DNA region contains:
- the coaD gene encoding pantetheine-phosphate adenylyltransferase, protein MNRVLYPGTFDPITKGHGDLVERASRLFDHVIIAVAASPKKNPLFPLEQRVELAREVTKHLPNVEVVGFSTLLAHFAKEKNANVFLRGLRAVSDFEYEFQLANMNRQLAPDVESLFLTPSERYSFISSTLVREIAALGGDITKFVHPAVADALTERFKK, encoded by the coding sequence ATGAACCGAGTGTTGTACCCAGGTACCTTCGACCCTATTACCAAGGGCCATGGCGATCTGGTCGAACGCGCCTCGCGCCTGTTCGATCACGTGATCATCGCTGTCGCCGCCAGCCCGAAGAAAAACCCGCTGTTTCCCCTGGAACAACGAGTGGAGCTGGCCCGCGAGGTCACTAAACATCTGCCAAACGTTGAAGTCGTCGGCTTCTCGACGCTGCTGGCGCACTTCGCCAAAGAGAAGAACGCCAACGTGTTCCTGCGTGGTCTGCGTGCGGTCTCTGACTTCGAATACGAATTCCAGCTGGCTAACATGAACCGCCAACTGGCGCCGGATGTGGAGAGCCTGTTTCTTACACCGTCCGAGCGCTATTCGTTCATCTCCTCGACGCTGGTGCGTGAAATTGCGGCCTTGGGCGGCGATATCACCAAGTTCGTTCACCCAGCTGTCGCGGATGCACTCACCGAGCGCTTCAAGAAGTAA
- a CDS encoding YfhL family 4Fe-4S dicluster ferredoxin yields the protein MSLIITDDCINCDVCEPECPNAAISQGEEIYVIDPNLCTQCVGHYDEPQCQQVCPVDCIPLDEAHPETEEQLMAKYKVITGKA from the coding sequence ATGTCCCTGATCATCACCGACGATTGCATCAACTGCGACGTCTGCGAACCCGAGTGCCCGAACGCTGCCATTTCCCAGGGCGAAGAGATCTATGTGATCGACCCGAACCTGTGTACGCAATGTGTCGGCCACTACGACGAACCCCAGTGCCAGCAGGTCTGCCCAGTGGATTGCATCCCCTTGGATGAAGCGCATCCGGAGACTGAAGAGCAGTTGATGGCGAAGTACAAGGTCATTACCGGCAAGGCTTAA
- a CDS encoding multidrug transporter, giving the protein MNSFRTFAIVLLLGIGQPVLASENGGSGDPRYAIQNPPAYAMIGDLLIARPLLVAATVIGAGVFVVSLPFTALGGGVGDAGKALVVDPAKAAFVRCLGCVGDGFEERQ; this is encoded by the coding sequence ATGAATTCGTTTCGAACCTTTGCCATTGTTTTGCTGCTGGGTATCGGTCAGCCGGTGCTGGCGTCTGAAAACGGTGGCAGCGGCGACCCTCGCTATGCGATCCAGAATCCACCGGCCTACGCCATGATCGGCGATTTGTTGATTGCTCGACCGCTATTGGTGGCAGCGACAGTGATCGGCGCCGGTGTGTTTGTGGTGTCTTTGCCGTTTACCGCGCTGGGTGGCGGGGTCGGCGATGCGGGCAAAGCGCTGGTGGTTGATCCGGCGAAGGCTGCGTTTGTGCGATGCCTGGGGTGTGTCGGAGATGGGTTTGAGGAGCGCCAGTGA
- the mutM gene encoding bifunctional DNA-formamidopyrimidine glycosylase/DNA-(apurinic or apyrimidinic site) lyase — translation MPELPEVETTRRGIAPHLEGQRVSRVIVRDRRLRWPIPEDLDVRLSGQRIVLVERRAKYLLINAEVGTLISHLGMSGNLRLVEVGMPAAKHEHVDIELESGLALRYTDPRRFGAMLWSLDPLNHELLIRLGPEPLTDLFDGDRLFQQSRTRSMAVKPFIMDNAVVVGVGNIYATEALFAAGIDPRREAKSISRGRYLKLALEIKRILAHAIERGGTTLRDFIGGDGQPGYFQQELFAYGRGGEPCKVCGTPLREVKLGQRASVFCPHCQS, via the coding sequence ATGCCTGAATTGCCAGAAGTCGAAACCACCCGCCGCGGCATTGCACCGCATTTGGAAGGTCAACGTGTTAGCCGGGTCATCGTGCGTGACCGGCGTCTGCGCTGGCCGATCCCCGAAGACCTGGATGTGCGGTTGTCCGGCCAGCGCATCGTGTTGGTGGAGCGACGGGCAAAGTACCTGCTGATCAATGCCGAAGTCGGCACGCTGATCAGTCATTTAGGCATGTCGGGAAATTTACGCCTGGTGGAAGTCGGCATGCCGGCCGCCAAGCACGAGCATGTGGATATCGAGCTGGAATCGGGCCTGGCGCTGCGCTACACCGATCCGCGTCGTTTCGGCGCCATGCTTTGGAGCCTCGACCCGCTCAATCATGAGTTGCTGATCCGTTTGGGACCGGAGCCGTTGACCGATTTGTTCGACGGCGATCGTCTGTTCCAGCAATCGCGCACGCGTTCCATGGCGGTCAAGCCGTTCATCATGGACAACGCGGTGGTGGTCGGTGTCGGCAATATATATGCGACCGAAGCGCTGTTCGCCGCAGGTATCGACCCGCGCCGTGAAGCCAAGAGCATTTCCCGGGGGCGTTATTTGAAACTGGCGCTCGAGATCAAACGTATTCTTGCCCACGCCATTGAGCGGGGCGGCACGACGTTGCGCGACTTCATCGGCGGCGACGGTCAGCCGGGTTATTTCCAGCAGGAGTTATTCGCCTACGGCCGTGGCGGTGAGCCTTGCAAAGTCTGTGGTACGCCGTTGCGTGAAGTGAAACTTGGGCAGCGCGCCAGCGTTTTTTGCCCTCACTGTCAGAGCTGA
- a CDS encoding HDOD domain-containing protein, with protein sequence MPAQPQIMVDLQMEQYMPDPDLEVIAKLIAQDPGLSGSLLKIVNSPYYGLSNKIASIQRAVNLLGSRSIINLINAQSIKGEMNDDTIVTLNRFWDTAQDVAMTCLTLAKRIGTQTGDEAYALGLFHDCGVPLMLQRFPDYMSVLEEAYANAGPECRVVDTENRVFNTNHAVVGYYTAKSWHLPEHVTAAIANHHNALAIFSDESSRNSQLKNLLAILKMAEHICASYRVLGNQTEDHEWHSIAPLVLDYVGLSDYDFESLKQTIHDLGGRH encoded by the coding sequence GTGCCGGCCCAACCGCAGATCATGGTGGACCTGCAGATGGAGCAATACATGCCTGACCCGGATCTGGAGGTGATTGCGAAGCTGATCGCCCAGGACCCGGGCCTTTCTGGTTCTTTGCTGAAGATCGTCAACTCTCCCTATTACGGTTTGAGCAACAAGATTGCCTCGATCCAGCGTGCGGTGAATCTGTTGGGCAGCCGTTCGATCATCAACCTGATCAACGCGCAGTCGATCAAGGGCGAGATGAACGATGACACCATCGTGACCCTGAACCGGTTTTGGGACACCGCGCAGGATGTGGCGATGACCTGCCTGACCCTGGCCAAGCGTATCGGCACCCAAACCGGTGACGAGGCTTATGCGCTGGGCCTGTTTCACGATTGTGGTGTGCCGCTGATGTTGCAGCGCTTCCCTGATTACATGAGTGTTCTGGAAGAAGCGTATGCGAACGCCGGTCCCGAGTGCCGTGTGGTGGACACCGAGAACCGGGTGTTCAACACCAATCACGCCGTGGTCGGTTACTACACCGCCAAGTCGTGGCATCTGCCTGAGCACGTGACTGCGGCTATCGCCAATCACCACAATGCCTTGGCGATTTTCAGCGATGAATCATCGCGCAACAGTCAGTTGAAGAACCTGCTGGCGATCCTGAAGATGGCCGAACATATTTGCGCGTCCTATCGCGTATTGGGTAATCAGACTGAAGACCATGAGTGGCACAGCATCGCGCCGTTGGTGCTCGATTATGTCGGCCTCTCGGACTACGACTTCGAAAGCCTTAAGCAAACGATTCACGACCTCGGCGGCCGCCACTGA
- a CDS encoding class I SAM-dependent rRNA methyltransferase — MSLPSLRLKANADRRLRNGHLWVYSNEIDVAATPLHGFNAGDQAILESASGKPLGIVAMSPNNLICARLLSRDIKLPLDKSLLVHRINVALSLRDRLFDKPFYRLVYGDSDLLPGLVVDRFGDILVVQIASATMEAHKEDVIAALTQVLKPSGILFKNDSAARDAEGLNRYVETVFGLVPEWVALEENGVKFEAPVMQGQKTGWFYDHRMNRARLAPYAKGKRVLDLYSYIGGWGVQAAAFGASEVFCVDASAFALDGVERNAALNGFADKMTCIEGDVFEALKELKASEERFDVIVADPPAFIKRKKDMKNGEGAYRRLNEQAMRLLSKDGILVSASCSMHLPEDDLQNILLTSARHLDRNIQLLERGGQGPDHPVHPAIAETRYIKSITCRLLPNS, encoded by the coding sequence ATGTCCCTGCCTAGCCTGCGCCTTAAAGCCAACGCCGACCGTCGCTTGCGAAACGGCCACTTGTGGGTCTACAGCAACGAAATCGACGTGGCCGCCACCCCGTTGCACGGCTTCAATGCCGGCGACCAGGCAATACTCGAATCCGCCAGCGGCAAGCCGCTGGGCATCGTTGCCATGAGCCCAAACAACCTGATCTGTGCTCGCCTGCTGTCGCGCGACATCAAGTTGCCGCTGGACAAATCGCTGCTGGTGCATCGCATCAACGTAGCCCTGTCGCTGCGCGATCGCCTGTTCGACAAGCCGTTCTATCGCTTGGTCTACGGTGATTCAGACCTGTTGCCAGGTTTGGTGGTCGATCGCTTCGGTGACATTCTGGTGGTCCAGATCGCCTCGGCGACCATGGAAGCGCATAAAGAAGACGTGATCGCGGCGCTGACCCAAGTGCTCAAGCCAAGCGGCATTCTGTTCAAGAACGACTCTGCTGCTCGCGATGCCGAAGGCCTCAACCGCTACGTCGAAACCGTATTCGGCCTGGTGCCGGAATGGGTAGCGCTGGAAGAAAACGGCGTGAAGTTCGAAGCGCCGGTCATGCAAGGCCAAAAAACCGGATGGTTCTACGACCACCGCATGAACCGTGCGCGCCTGGCACCTTATGCCAAAGGTAAGCGCGTACTTGACCTGTACAGCTACATCGGCGGCTGGGGCGTGCAAGCAGCCGCTTTCGGCGCCAGTGAAGTGTTCTGCGTTGACGCTTCGGCCTTCGCCCTCGATGGCGTAGAGCGTAACGCGGCGCTGAACGGTTTCGCCGACAAAATGACCTGCATTGAAGGCGACGTGTTTGAAGCCTTGAAAGAGCTTAAAGCCAGCGAAGAGCGTTTCGACGTCATCGTGGCCGACCCTCCGGCGTTCATCAAACGCAAAAAAGACATGAAGAACGGTGAAGGTGCCTACCGTCGTCTGAACGAGCAAGCCATGCGCCTACTGAGCAAGGACGGCATTCTGGTCAGCGCTTCGTGCTCCATGCACCTGCCTGAAGATGATTTGCAGAACATCCTGCTGACCAGCGCCCGCCACCTGGATCGCAACATCCAGTTGCTGGAACGTGGCGGCCAGGGTCCGGATCACCCGGTTCACCCGGCCATTGCCGAAACTCGCTACATCAAGAGCATCACCTGCCGCCTGCTGCCAAACAGCTAA
- a CDS encoding SagB family peptide dehydrogenase, with product MYINPHLFILPRTPSQIVWDYKNHKQFELNLEYTNRLAQLTCNPALFDNNNTIDTQFFNTGILTTSMPDTVEWGWDELSKIFHIGTKNIPCEHIPENIHEWSRDYLDHCNEVLASPAPNARLARHSASELIALPAPCELPACHLVDALFRRKTCRTFTGEAMSLRDISTLLYLSLGYLKERENDVDDAVAAGLGARRSSPSGGGLNACEGFLYVQNVNCLEPGLYAYHPAEHALSFVNPLPGSPLGQLLCGQHFINDLPAGLFISARFDKLWWKYEHSRAYRMAYVEAGHISQTFQLVATALGMSTWLTGALADDQVETLLQLDHSAEQPLFFVGCGQSNGQVMCEELKILMNRQGVQP from the coding sequence ATGTACATAAATCCGCATTTATTCATATTGCCTCGTACACCAAGCCAAATAGTATGGGATTACAAAAACCACAAACAATTTGAACTCAATCTTGAATATACAAATCGACTGGCGCAACTTACCTGCAACCCTGCATTGTTCGACAACAACAACACAATAGACACTCAGTTTTTTAACACCGGAATCCTGACAACTTCAATGCCCGACACGGTTGAATGGGGCTGGGATGAACTGTCCAAAATATTCCATATCGGCACCAAAAATATTCCTTGCGAACACATTCCCGAAAACATTCATGAATGGTCGAGAGACTACCTGGATCATTGCAACGAAGTACTGGCCTCGCCCGCGCCGAATGCCCGTCTCGCCCGCCACTCGGCCAGCGAACTGATTGCCCTGCCCGCACCTTGCGAATTACCGGCCTGCCATCTGGTTGATGCGCTGTTCCGTCGAAAGACCTGCCGCACCTTCACCGGCGAGGCAATGTCCCTGCGAGATATCAGCACGCTACTTTACCTGTCCCTCGGTTATCTGAAAGAACGCGAAAACGATGTCGATGACGCCGTCGCCGCTGGTCTAGGCGCCCGACGCAGCAGCCCTTCCGGTGGCGGATTGAATGCCTGCGAAGGCTTTCTTTATGTGCAAAACGTCAATTGCCTGGAACCCGGGCTCTACGCCTACCACCCCGCCGAACATGCCTTGAGCTTCGTCAACCCGCTGCCGGGATCGCCTTTGGGCCAGCTTCTGTGTGGCCAGCATTTCATCAACGATTTACCTGCAGGGCTGTTCATCAGCGCCCGTTTCGACAAGTTGTGGTGGAAATACGAGCACTCACGGGCCTACCGAATGGCCTATGTCGAGGCGGGCCATATTTCCCAGACCTTTCAACTGGTCGCCACGGCACTGGGCATGAGCACCTGGTTGACTGGAGCGCTGGCCGACGACCAGGTCGAAACGCTACTGCAGCTTGATCACAGCGCAGAACAACCGCTGTTTTTCGTCGGCTGCGGCCAAAGTAATGGCCAAGTAATGTGCGAGGAACTGAAAATACTGATGAACCGCCAGGGCGTGCAACCATGA
- a CDS encoding diiron oxygenase: MTDASGSQPSLSDAWGQRFTLGDWDARASVRTSKNSYLLPSDLEHQLQTRHWFPPAFLPYLSHPTIKQAGPSIVHRLTANHLVYFLDYTTLLEHRIVNRSVETIVHDELGVNIPQRMKTAALQLYTDEGYHALFSNTLAEQIASLYGIAQRPVMPQRISRLNNLLGQTPDRHKALAWFLVGFVSETIIARELLDICRDTLVSGVQEMLRDHLADEARHSRYFSEVFHYLWLTLNSSQRTFAARLLLDILLIFFEVDERWLKDSLRSVALEETCIANILADLTGLQALTQRARSGAGATLHALNQAGFFDLPYNQQLFTQAGLVDG; the protein is encoded by the coding sequence ATGACCGATGCCAGCGGCAGTCAGCCGTCCCTCTCCGATGCCTGGGGCCAGCGTTTCACCCTTGGCGACTGGGATGCTCGCGCCTCAGTACGAACCAGCAAGAACAGCTATCTGTTGCCATCGGACCTGGAGCATCAACTGCAAACACGCCACTGGTTCCCACCAGCCTTTTTACCCTACCTGAGTCACCCGACCATCAAACAGGCCGGCCCGTCGATCGTCCATCGATTAACCGCCAATCACCTGGTGTATTTCCTCGACTACACCACGCTGCTCGAACACCGAATCGTCAACCGCTCCGTAGAAACCATTGTCCACGACGAATTGGGCGTCAATATTCCCCAACGGATGAAAACCGCTGCACTTCAGCTCTACACCGACGAGGGCTATCACGCACTGTTCTCCAATACCCTCGCGGAGCAGATTGCCAGCCTCTACGGCATTGCTCAGCGCCCAGTGATGCCCCAGCGAATCAGCCGCCTGAACAACCTGCTGGGACAAACGCCTGACCGGCATAAGGCCTTGGCCTGGTTTCTCGTCGGCTTTGTGTCCGAAACAATCATCGCCAGGGAGCTACTCGACATTTGCCGCGACACGCTGGTATCCGGGGTCCAGGAAATGCTCAGGGACCACCTCGCCGACGAGGCTCGCCACAGTCGCTACTTCTCAGAAGTGTTCCATTATTTATGGCTGACGCTGAACAGCAGCCAACGAACATTCGCCGCCAGGCTGCTGCTGGACATCCTTCTGATTTTCTTTGAAGTCGATGAACGCTGGCTAAAGGACAGCCTGCGAAGCGTGGCCCTGGAAGAGACGTGCATCGCTAACATTCTCGCCGACCTGACAGGTCTGCAAGCCCTGACGCAGCGCGCCCGCTCCGGGGCTGGCGCCACGCTTCACGCCCTGAACCAGGCAGGGTTCTTCGACCTGCCCTACAACCAGCAACTTTTCACACAGGCAGGACTCGTCGATGGCTGA
- a CDS encoding MFS transporter: protein MAEEQSTVSLKKRRSAIILLMAMVLLGVFPLDVLLPSFPALAAHFRTTPSDIALSISLFAVGIALSQLLIGPLSDVIGRKALLLAGMGISMLGAIGCVLSTDYASFLVFRVIQAVGCGCFVLSQALVQDLFKGAERDRLRIFMVTVTGVFISVSPLAGTFLQATLDWQGSFVVFTALAGVVFVKSCFFLERSPQGAAGGPPNFIQSYRRVFADFEFLGYWLISAFAFACHFSFIIISPLIFMEQLQLSPYDFSLTLLVYGAAYLFGGMAATLLSHRISPGQQIVIGLTLILLSGLGLLYLGQHFPLSAATVLIPMIICTAGTTIARPAATSKAMSLFPDNAGTSASAGSTLIFICGGLISALISLSAANLQMTLGYAFVMLSVIALVLNRRINSRAKSLSPRTD, encoded by the coding sequence ATGGCTGAAGAGCAATCTACTGTCAGTCTCAAAAAACGCCGCTCCGCAATCATCCTGTTGATGGCCATGGTGCTACTCGGGGTCTTCCCGCTCGATGTTCTACTGCCATCGTTTCCGGCGCTGGCCGCACACTTTCGCACGACACCTTCCGATATTGCGCTGTCCATCAGCCTATTCGCCGTCGGCATTGCACTGTCCCAGTTGCTGATCGGGCCACTGTCGGACGTGATCGGGCGCAAGGCGCTGTTGCTGGCAGGTATGGGAATTTCCATGCTGGGGGCGATAGGCTGCGTGCTGTCCACGGACTACGCCTCCTTTTTGGTTTTTCGCGTTATCCAGGCAGTGGGCTGCGGCTGCTTCGTCCTCTCTCAAGCACTGGTGCAGGACCTGTTCAAGGGTGCAGAACGTGATCGCTTGCGGATTTTCATGGTCACCGTCACCGGGGTTTTCATTTCTGTCTCGCCACTGGCCGGCACCTTCCTGCAAGCCACGCTGGATTGGCAAGGCAGCTTCGTGGTGTTCACCGCGCTGGCGGGGGTGGTATTCGTAAAATCCTGTTTTTTTCTGGAGCGCTCTCCTCAAGGCGCAGCGGGTGGACCACCCAACTTCATTCAGTCTTATCGACGGGTTTTCGCCGACTTCGAATTTCTGGGTTACTGGCTAATATCAGCCTTCGCCTTCGCCTGCCATTTCTCGTTCATTATCATTTCACCGCTGATTTTCATGGAGCAACTTCAGCTCTCCCCTTACGACTTCTCGCTGACCCTGTTGGTCTACGGTGCGGCCTACCTGTTCGGTGGCATGGCCGCGACACTGTTGAGCCACCGAATCAGTCCCGGACAACAGATTGTCATCGGTCTGACCCTGATCCTGCTGTCGGGCTTGGGCCTGCTTTACCTGGGTCAACATTTCCCGCTGTCGGCAGCCACCGTGCTCATTCCCATGATCATTTGCACCGCCGGCACCACCATTGCCCGTCCCGCCGCCACCTCCAAAGCCATGAGCTTGTTTCCAGACAACGCGGGGACTTCGGCGTCGGCCGGGAGTACCTTGATTTTCATCTGCGGCGGATTGATCAGTGCGCTGATCAGTTTGAGCGCCGCGAATCTGCAAATGACGCTGGGCTACGCCTTTGTGATGCTGAGCGTCATCGCCTTGGTACTCAATCGTCGCATTAACAGCCGCGCCAAAAGCCTGAGCCCAAGGACAGACTAA
- the ilvD gene encoding dihydroxy-acid dehydratase yields MPDYRSKTSTHGRNMAGARALWRATGMKDDDFKKPIIAISNSFTQFVPGHVHLKDLGQLVAREIERAGGVAKEFNTIAVDDGIAMGHDGMLYSLPSREIIADSVEYMVNAHCADAIVCISNCDKITPGMLMAALRLNIPVIFVSGGPMEAGKTKLASHGLDLVDAMVIAADSSASDEKVAEYERSACPTCGSCSGMFTANSMNCLVEALGLALPGNGSTLATHSDREQLFLQAGRTIVELCQRYYGDNDESVLPRNIANFKAFENAMTLDIAMGGSTNTILHLLAAAQEAEIDFDLKDIDRLSRHVPQLCKVAPNIQKYHMEDVHRAGGIFSILGSLARGGLLHTDLPTVHSKTLAEGIAKWDITQTTDEAVHHFFKAGPGGIPTQTAFSQSTRWETLDDDRENGCIRSVEHAYSKEGGLAVLYGNIALDGCVVKTAGVDESIHIFEGNAKIFESQDSAVRGILADEVKAGDIVIIRYEGPKGGPGMQEMLYPTSYLKSKGLGKACALLTDGRFSGGTSGLSIGHASPEAAAGGAIGLVQDGDKVLIDIPNRSINLLISDEEMATRRAEQDKKGWKPVEKRPRKVTTALKAYALLATSADKGAVRNKAMLDGL; encoded by the coding sequence ATGCCTGATTATCGCTCGAAAACATCCACCCACGGCCGCAACATGGCCGGCGCCCGCGCACTGTGGCGGGCCACAGGGATGAAAGATGACGACTTCAAAAAGCCGATCATCGCCATTTCCAACTCCTTTACCCAGTTTGTACCGGGCCACGTCCACCTCAAGGACCTGGGCCAACTGGTCGCCCGCGAAATCGAACGGGCCGGCGGTGTCGCCAAAGAATTCAACACCATTGCCGTGGATGACGGCATCGCCATGGGCCACGACGGCATGCTGTATTCGCTGCCGAGTCGCGAGATCATCGCCGACTCCGTCGAATACATGGTCAACGCACACTGCGCCGATGCCATCGTCTGCATCTCCAACTGCGACAAGATCACCCCAGGCATGTTGATGGCGGCCCTGCGCCTGAACATTCCGGTGATCTTCGTCTCGGGCGGCCCGATGGAAGCCGGCAAGACCAAGCTGGCCAGCCACGGTCTCGACCTGGTCGATGCCATGGTCATCGCCGCCGACTCCAGCGCTTCTGACGAAAAAGTTGCAGAGTACGAGCGTAGCGCCTGCCCGACCTGCGGTTCGTGCTCCGGTATGTTCACTGCTAATTCGATGAATTGCCTGGTGGAAGCCCTGGGCCTGGCGTTGCCGGGCAACGGTTCGACCCTGGCCACCCACAGCGACCGCGAGCAACTGTTCCTGCAAGCCGGCCGGACCATCGTCGAGCTTTGCCAGCGTTACTACGGCGACAATGATGAGTCGGTGTTGCCGCGCAATATCGCTAACTTCAAGGCGTTCGAAAACGCGATGACGCTGGACATCGCCATGGGCGGTTCCACCAATACCATCCTGCACTTGCTGGCCGCGGCGCAGGAAGCCGAGATCGACTTCGACCTGAAGGACATCGACCGCTTGTCGCGTCACGTGCCGCAACTGTGCAAGGTCGCGCCGAACATCCAGAAGTACCACATGGAAGACGTCCACCGTGCCGGCGGGATCTTCAGCATCCTCGGCTCACTGGCGCGCGGTGGCCTGCTGCACACCGACCTGCCAACAGTGCATAGCAAGACCCTGGCCGAAGGTATCGCCAAGTGGGACATCACCCAAACCACCGACGAAGCCGTGCATCACTTCTTCAAGGCTGGCCCTGGTGGCATCCCGACCCAAACCGCGTTCAGCCAGTCGACCCGTTGGGAAACACTGGATGACGACCGCGAAAACGGCTGCATCCGCAGTGTCGAACACGCCTATTCGAAAGAAGGCGGCCTGGCCGTGCTTTACGGCAACATCGCGCTGGACGGCTGTGTGGTGAAAACCGCTGGCGTCGACGAGTCGATTCACATTTTCGAAGGCAACGCCAAGATCTTCGAAAGCCAGGACAGCGCGGTGCGCGGCATTCTGGCTGACGAAGTGAAGGCCGGCGACATCGTGATCATTCGCTACGAAGGCCCGAAAGGCGGCCCAGGCATGCAGGAAATGCTCTACCCGACGTCTTACCTGAAATCCAAAGGCCTGGGCAAAGCGTGCGCCCTGCTGACCGACGGCCGGTTCTCTGGTGGCACCTCGGGCCTGTCCATCGGCCACGCGTCGCCAGAAGCCGCTGCCGGTGGTGCTATCGGTCTGGTACAGGATGGCGACAAAGTGCTGATCGACATTCCTAACCGCTCGATCAATCTGTTGATCAGCGATGAGGAGATGGCGACCCGCCGTGCCGAGCAGGACAAGAAAGGCTGGAAACCGGTAGAAAAACGTCCACGTAAAGTGACCACGGCGCTGAAAGCCTACGCGCTCCTGGCCACCAGCGCCGACAAAGGTGCCGTGCGCAACAAAGCGATGCTCGACGGGTTGTAA
- a CDS encoding haloacid dehalogenase-like hydrolase encodes MKFAPKFLAAALCLGLAGQVFATDLKHWPADQAKALDAMIAANANKGNFAVFDMDNTSYRYDLEESLLPFMENKGLITRDTLDPSLKLIPFKDTADHKESLFSYYYRLCEIDDMVCYPWVAQVFSGFTLQELKGYVDELMASGKPVPSTYYDGDVVKTIDVQPPKVFTGQAELYNKLMENGIEVYVMTAASEELVRMVAADPKYGYNVKPQNVIGVSTLLKDRKTGELTTARKQIIAGKYDEKANMGLELTPYLWTPATWMAGKHAAILTYIDEWKKPVLVGGDTPTSDGYMLFHSVDVAKGGIHLWVNRKDKYMTQLNGMMAKHAAAQAKEGLPVTADKNWVIVKPEEIQ; translated from the coding sequence ATGAAGTTCGCACCGAAATTTCTGGCTGCTGCACTCTGCCTTGGCCTCGCCGGCCAGGTATTTGCTACGGACTTGAAACACTGGCCAGCCGATCAGGCCAAGGCGCTGGACGCGATGATCGCCGCCAACGCTAACAAAGGTAACTTCGCGGTGTTCGACATGGACAACACCAGTTACCGCTACGACCTCGAAGAGTCGTTGCTGCCATTTATGGAAAACAAGGGGCTGATCACCCGCGACACCCTCGACCCCTCCCTGAAACTGATTCCGTTCAAGGACACCGCTGACCATAAGGAAAGCCTGTTCAGCTATTACTATCGCCTCTGCGAAATCGACGACATGGTGTGCTACCCATGGGTTGCTCAGGTTTTTTCGGGCTTCACCCTGCAAGAGCTCAAGGGTTACGTCGATGAGCTGATGGCATCCGGCAAACCGGTACCGAGTACGTATTACGACGGCGACGTGGTCAAGACCATCGATGTCCAGCCGCCGAAAGTTTTCACCGGTCAGGCCGAGCTGTACAACAAGCTGATGGAGAACGGCATTGAGGTCTACGTGATGACCGCGGCCTCCGAAGAGCTGGTACGTATGGTCGCCGCCGATCCGAAGTATGGCTACAACGTCAAACCACAGAACGTGATCGGCGTAAGCACGCTGCTCAAGGACCGTAAGACCGGCGAGCTGACCACCGCACGCAAACAGATCATCGCGGGCAAGTATGACGAGAAGGCCAACATGGGCCTGGAGCTGACGCCGTACCTGTGGACGCCGGCAACCTGGATGGCCGGTAAGCATGCGGCGATCCTGACGTACATCGATGAGTGGAAAAAACCGGTTTTGGTGGGCGGCGATACGCCGACCAGCGACGGTTACATGCTGTTCCACAGTGTTGACGTGGCCAAGGGCGGCATTCACTTGTGGGTCAACCGCAAGGACAAGTACATGACCCAACTCAACGGCATGATGGCCAAGCACGCAGCAGCACAGGCCAAAGAAGGCCTGCCGGTGACTGCGGACAAAAACTGGGTGATCGTCAAGCCGGAAGAGATTCAGTAA